From Triticum aestivum cultivar Chinese Spring chromosome 4A, IWGSC CS RefSeq v2.1, whole genome shotgun sequence, a single genomic window includes:
- the LOC123085682 gene encoding probable enoyl-CoA hydratase 1, peroxisomal gives MGATSPDSGDLILVEPASPGSKVAVVTINRPDALNALTRSMMISLASAFRRLDADDGVAAVVLAGRGRSFCAGVDLTAAEEVFKGDVNDPAANPVAQMELCRKPIVGAVAGFAVTAGFEIALACDLLVAGRSAKFLDTHAKFGIFPSWGLSQKLSRLIGPNRAREVSLACMPVTAEMAEKWGLANHIVDDSQVLSKAIEVAEAIARNNRNLVVLYKSVINDGLQLDMKHARALEKERAVNYYNGMTKEQFANMQKFIQGRSSRAPSKL, from the exons ATGGGCGCCACTTCGCCGGACTCCGGCGACCTCATCCTGGTCGAGCCGGCGAGCCCGGGGTCCAAGGTCGCCGTGGTGACCATCAACCGCCCCGATGCGCTGAACGCGCTGACGCGCTCGATGATGATCTCCCTGGCCTCGGCGTTCCGGCGGCTGGACGCCGACGACggcgtggccgcggtggtgctcgcgggccgcggccgCTCCTTCTGCGCAGGGGTGGACCtcacggcggcggaggaggtctTCAAGGGCGACGTCAACGACCCCGCCGCTAACCCCGTCGCCCAGATGGAGCTCTGCCGGAAGCCCATCGTCGGCGCCGTCGCCGGGTTCGCCGTCACCGCGGGCTTCGAGATCGCCCTCGCCTGCGATCTCCTTGTCGCTGGCCGCTCCGCCAAATTCCTCGACACCCACGCCAA GTTTGGGATATTTCCTTCTTGGGGTCTTTCACAGAAGCTCTCTCGTCTCATTGGGCCAAACAGAGCACGAGAAGTGTCACTAGCTTGCATGCCTGTCACTGCTGAAATGGCTGAGAAGTGGGGGCTTGCTAACCACATTGTGGATGATAGTCAGGTGCTGAGTAAGGCCATAGAGGTCGCGGAGGCCATTGCGAGGAATAACCGCAACTTGGTGGTGCTATACAAGTCAGTTATAAATGATGGGCTTCAGCTGGACATGAAACATGCCCGAGCTCTTGAAAAG GAAAGAGCTGTCAACTATTACAATGGCATGACAAAGGAGCAATTCGCAAATATGCAGAAGTTTATACAAGGCCGGAGTTCTAGAGCACCATCGAAGTTGTAG